One genomic segment of Dissulfurirhabdus thermomarina includes these proteins:
- the tpiA gene encoding triose-phosphate isomerase — protein MARRPVVAANWKMHKSLGETRDFLRAFLPMVAGARDREILVAPPFTALALAAELVRGSNVAIAAQNMHPEEKGAFTGEVSPIMLSDLGVRWVIVGHSERRHVFGEGDDFVAAKVRSALDHGLRPILCIGETLEERDAGATLSVLERQLAAALAGIPGPDLAGLVVAYEPVWAIGTGRTATTAQVQEAHRSVREWFAGAFDSSIAGEIRILYGGSVKPGNVDALMALDDVDGVLVGGASLEADSFSRIVNFRPAG, from the coding sequence ATGGCCCGCCGCCCCGTCGTCGCCGCCAACTGGAAGATGCACAAGAGCCTGGGCGAGACCCGGGATTTCCTCCGGGCCTTCCTGCCCATGGTGGCCGGGGCCCGAGACCGGGAAATCCTGGTGGCGCCCCCCTTCACGGCCCTGGCCCTGGCCGCCGAGCTGGTCCGCGGGAGCAACGTGGCCATCGCCGCCCAGAACATGCACCCCGAAGAGAAGGGGGCCTTCACCGGCGAGGTCTCGCCGATCATGCTGTCGGACCTCGGGGTGCGGTGGGTCATCGTCGGTCACTCGGAGCGCCGCCACGTCTTCGGGGAGGGCGACGACTTCGTGGCCGCCAAGGTCCGCTCCGCCCTCGACCACGGCCTCCGGCCCATCCTCTGCATCGGGGAGACCCTCGAGGAACGGGACGCCGGGGCGACCCTCTCCGTGCTGGAACGCCAGCTCGCCGCGGCCCTTGCCGGGATCCCCGGGCCGGATCTCGCCGGGCTCGTGGTGGCCTACGAACCGGTCTGGGCCATCGGGACGGGCCGGACCGCCACCACGGCCCAGGTCCAGGAGGCCCACCGGTCGGTCCGGGAATGGTTCGCGGGGGCCTTCGACTCGAGTATTGCAGGGGAAATCCGGATATTGTATGGTGGCTCCGTCAAACCGGGGAACGTGGACGCCCTCATGGCCCTCGACGACGTCGACGGGGTCCTGGTGGGCGGGGCGTCCCTCGAGGCGGATTCCTTCAGCCGGATCGTGAACTTCCGGCCCGCGGGGTGA
- a CDS encoding selenobacteriocin: protein MDMGTLKKVLMGIGLAGLFASGGAALANPGTGSGCGSSCGSKSKTASQRTGCGASSCGGAKGATSCGGNMTHKKGMTSCGNMTHKGTSCGGMKKPGTSCGGSSCG, encoded by the coding sequence ATGGACATGGGCACACTCAAGAAGGTCCTCATGGGGATCGGGCTGGCCGGTCTCTTCGCCTCGGGCGGGGCCGCCCTGGCCAACCCCGGCACCGGGAGCGGCTGCGGCAGCTCCTGCGGCAGCAAGAGCAAGACGGCGAGCCAGCGCACCGGGTGCGGCGCCTCGTCCTGCGGCGGGGCGAAGGGCGCGACCTCCTGCGGCGGCAACATGACCCACAAGAAGGGCATGACCTCGTGCGGCAACATGACCCACAAGGGAACGAGCTGCGGCGGCATGAAGAAGCCGGGCACGAGCTGCGGCGGGTCGAGCTGCGGCTAG
- the sbtM gene encoding thio(seleno)oxazole modification radical SAM maturase SbtM, producing MILDTMQGSAPAAHPAGECAYPLTRRLLAEAGRSDIPASPELPERLEGAAVPPWLPDLARVERAAAAAARAPRPERPGAGPPVVNPTLELVRLAWPVLDGLDGELGAAPPAAFSAPPAPADGFVLCWQDTAGVSHAAPAAPGDLLALKVVVEGLDPEAVASAHGVPVGRVDEAIRAAADREILLAPPSRIRRDPAVFPIPEGTPDHMVTAETFAVQWHVTQACDLHCRHCYDRSDRAPLSYEQGVRVLDDLRRFCQARNVRGHVVFTGGNPFLHPRFADLYRAAADRGFSLAILGNPVPRRRLEEILAIREPTFYQVSLEGLEPHNDFIRGRGHFRRALAFLDLLRELGVSSSVMLTLTRENLPQVLPLAEILRGRADGFTFNRLSPVGEGARLALPDRDAFLAFLEAFRRAAARNEVLYFKDNLLNALLHREGLPLSDGCTGYGCGAAFNFIALLPDGEAHACRKFPSPIGNVHAEGLEAVYESAAARRYRAGCEGCRPCPIRPWCGGCLAVARGLGRDIFTEPDPFCPFLGTDGIDVSCTAGVVSAPAQT from the coding sequence ATGATTCTCGACACCATGCAAGGTTCCGCCCCGGCTGCGCACCCGGCGGGGGAGTGCGCCTATCCCCTCACGCGCCGGCTCCTGGCCGAGGCCGGAAGAAGCGACATCCCCGCGTCGCCCGAGCTCCCGGAACGCCTCGAGGGCGCCGCCGTTCCACCCTGGCTGCCGGACCTTGCCCGGGTGGAGCGGGCGGCGGCCGCCGCGGCCCGCGCCCCGCGCCCGGAACGGCCCGGGGCCGGCCCCCCCGTCGTGAACCCCACCCTGGAGCTGGTGCGGCTGGCCTGGCCCGTCCTCGACGGGCTGGACGGAGAACTCGGCGCCGCTCCCCCGGCCGCCTTCTCCGCGCCGCCGGCCCCGGCCGACGGTTTCGTCCTCTGCTGGCAGGACACCGCCGGGGTCTCCCACGCGGCCCCCGCCGCTCCCGGTGACCTCCTGGCCCTCAAGGTGGTGGTGGAGGGGCTGGACCCGGAGGCCGTGGCGTCGGCCCACGGCGTGCCGGTGGGCCGCGTGGACGAGGCCATCCGCGCCGCCGCGGACCGGGAGATCCTCCTGGCCCCGCCCTCCCGGATCCGGCGCGACCCCGCCGTGTTTCCCATCCCAGAGGGGACCCCGGACCACATGGTGACCGCCGAGACCTTCGCCGTCCAGTGGCACGTGACCCAGGCCTGCGACCTCCACTGCCGGCACTGCTACGACCGCAGCGACCGGGCCCCCCTCTCCTACGAGCAGGGCGTCCGGGTGCTCGACGACCTCCGCCGTTTCTGCCAGGCCAGGAACGTCCGGGGCCACGTGGTCTTCACCGGGGGAAACCCCTTCCTCCACCCGCGTTTCGCCGACCTCTACCGGGCCGCCGCCGACCGGGGCTTCTCCCTGGCCATCCTCGGGAACCCCGTCCCACGCCGCCGGCTCGAGGAGATCCTGGCGATCCGGGAGCCCACCTTCTACCAGGTGAGCCTGGAAGGCCTGGAACCCCACAACGACTTCATCCGCGGCCGCGGGCACTTCCGCCGGGCCCTGGCCTTCCTGGACCTCCTCCGGGAACTCGGCGTGAGCTCCTCGGTGATGCTCACCCTGACGCGGGAAAACCTCCCCCAGGTCCTCCCCCTGGCGGAGATCCTCCGAGGCCGGGCCGACGGCTTCACCTTCAACCGCCTCTCCCCCGTGGGCGAGGGGGCCCGTCTCGCCCTCCCCGACCGAGATGCCTTCCTGGCCTTCCTCGAGGCATTCCGGCGTGCCGCCGCCCGGAACGAAGTCCTCTACTTCAAGGACAACCTCTTGAACGCCCTGCTCCACCGGGAGGGGCTCCCCCTCTCCGACGGCTGCACCGGCTACGGCTGCGGGGCGGCCTTCAACTTCATCGCGCTGCTCCCCGACGGCGAGGCCCACGCCTGCCGGAAGTTCCCCTCGCCCATCGGCAACGTCCACGCCGAGGGCCTCGAGGCGGTCTACGAATCGGCGGCGGCCCGGCGGTACCGGGCCGGGTGCGAGGGATGCCGCCCCTGCCCCATCCGCCCCTGGTGCGGGGGCTGCCTCGCCGTGGCCCGCGGGCTCGGCCGCGACATCTTCACCGAACCGGACCCCTTCTGTCCCTTCCTGGGGACGGACGGCATCGACGTATCCTGCACCGCCGGGGTCGTCTCGGCCCCGGCACAGACCTGA
- a CDS encoding biosynthetic peptidoglycan transglycosylase, whose protein sequence is MTSASETAMRSYRRSTLLDLLLHPRRTLERVCLWTGAVFWAGLLLLALAAAVFVLTLPEVPGDFGKIRRLGRQRVLQQLEDKGRLYRWVPLRRVNRDLLYAVVLAEDARFFEHHGINYDAVIDALARNLKTGAYAYGASTITQQVARNLFLTRDKTLLRKLREFVLARRLEDRFTKNQILEVYLNIAEFGPDIFGVNAAARLLFGKPPSRIDAAEGAFLALLLPSPRKYHYVLWQNRNWTPEFQAKYRRILRDMRRRDYISAAQERRYLARYLHR, encoded by the coding sequence GTGACGTCCGCTTCCGAGACCGCCATGCGTTCCTACCGCCGCTCCACGCTGCTGGACCTGCTGCTGCACCCCCGGAGGACCCTCGAACGGGTCTGTCTCTGGACGGGGGCCGTATTCTGGGCGGGCCTTTTGCTGCTCGCGCTGGCGGCCGCGGTCTTCGTCCTCACTCTGCCCGAGGTGCCGGGCGACTTCGGCAAGATCCGCCGGCTGGGCCGGCAGCGGGTCCTCCAGCAGCTCGAGGACAAGGGGCGCCTCTACCGATGGGTGCCACTTCGCCGGGTCAACCGGGACCTCCTCTACGCCGTGGTCCTGGCGGAGGACGCCCGGTTCTTCGAGCACCACGGCATCAACTACGACGCCGTGATCGACGCCCTGGCCCGGAACCTCAAGACCGGGGCCTACGCCTACGGGGCGAGCACCATCACCCAGCAGGTGGCCCGGAACCTCTTCCTCACCCGGGACAAGACGCTGCTCCGGAAGCTCCGAGAGTTCGTCCTCGCCCGCCGGCTGGAGGACCGGTTCACGAAGAACCAGATCCTCGAGGTCTACCTCAACATCGCCGAGTTCGGGCCGGACATCTTCGGCGTGAACGCCGCCGCCCGCCTCCTCTTCGGGAAACCGCCCTCCCGGATCGACGCCGCGGAGGGGGCCTTCCTGGCGCTGCTCCTGCCCTCGCCCCGGAAGTACCACTACGTCCTCTGGCAGAACCGGAACTGGACGCCCGAGTTCCAGGCGAAGTACCGGCGCATCCTCCGGGACATGCGCCGCCGCGACTACATCAGCGCGGCCCAGGAGCGCCGGTACCTCGCCCGGTATCTCCACCGCTGA
- the secG gene encoding preprotein translocase subunit SecG, translating to MYAFVITIHVVTCILLVLIVLLQKGKGAEVGAVFGSSEAMFGSAGPASFLHKLTTVLAAVFMVTSITLTYLAAHRVGGSVMEKVKAPAAPASPVEHPAAPPATK from the coding sequence GTGTACGCCTTCGTCATCACCATCCACGTCGTGACCTGCATCCTCCTGGTCCTCATCGTGCTCCTGCAAAAGGGCAAGGGGGCCGAGGTGGGGGCGGTCTTCGGCTCCAGCGAGGCCATGTTCGGCAGCGCCGGCCCCGCCTCGTTTCTCCACAAGTTGACTACGGTCCTGGCGGCGGTGTTCATGGTGACCTCCATCACCCTGACCTATCTCGCGGCCCACAGGGTGGGCGGCTCGGTCATGGAGAAGGTCAAGGCGCCCGCGGCCCCGGCGTCCCCCGTGGAGCACCCGGCGGCGCCGCCGGCGACCAAGTAG